The Episyrphus balteatus chromosome 3, idEpiBalt1.1, whole genome shotgun sequence genome segment ttttggagcttatccccttttgtacgttattttttttcaaaaagtatgaatttttaaacttttttcaagtcaatccgtatctacatgatatgtgcaagtaaatgggacaaaaaaaattcaagatatttcgacaaaaacttaaaaaaactgagcaaaaactgaaccgaaaaattctatttttttcgcttgggcctaataatatggcaaggtactgtatgtTCGATACTAGACCGTGAGCTGAAAGCGAATATTTCTGACAATGggtcatatgcataaaaaatattaaatgcttttacttgaaaaattgtaaaagatGAACTTTTTTATCCACATTTTGTGCAAATCAAATCAAGTTTATactaattaatttcatattgctagtatttactattttttatgcatacgggcCAATATCTAAGAAGATTCGCATTCATATAGCGATAGCAAATACTTTCGTCTACCGGCATTTCTTGGTGCTATTTCTAAGAAAAAGTTCAATAACAAGCCATTTTCTTACCattaaggaaacaaaaaaaatgtcgctACTACAATAATTACAGATCTTCTATCTCTGATACCAAATAATGTAGTTAAGTTTAAATCGAGCCATTTGTCCTTAATTTGTTGTTTCTTAGATAGCATTTTTTGTGTAGAAAACAACTACATACAGCTCCATTCCGAATGAAAACTCCCGGAGAAATGTGTTCGAGAAAAGCTAAAGGAGATCCTCTCTTCGTTTTTTCATCATTATTAATGTTCTAAGAATTGTTCGATTGGGAGTTCTTCTCCCCAACAAATTTCCTTGGaagttttcattcagaataaGGCTAATAGTAAACCAATTTTAGCCTTTGTTATTACACAGACACAAGAGTTGtggaaaaaaattagaataaaaacCATCAGCTCTATCATCAATGTCGTTTTGATGAAAACGTTCAGGAAAATGACAAGCTCCAAAAGTGATAGTTGCCATTTTTGCtaactttttcttaaacgtAATAATTAAGATATTCTATAGAAAGTCTTCCATTATTAAAAAGCCACAAATcagttaaaaaataagttttgacgAGTTTATTATCCCTAAAACATacaaattaaactttgtatagATTTTCCGGGCTTACGCATCATCACCCTTTGTGGCCCTTGTGTAGATAACTTGAGAATGATGTTGTACAACTTGACGGATCAAACctgaaaaacaaatataaattaaaaataaagaaaatcttttGACAAACTCACCCTTGTCTCTAAGTTCAACCAAAGCCCTCTTGGCCAATGAACCACGAATCTTCAAACGTTCAGAAACGACTGAGGGGGTGATCAATTTGTATTGTGGCACTTCCTTGTACAATTTCTCGTAAGTGGCTTCATCGAAAAGGATCTGGTTGTTCAACTTATCCCTCACTTTACCCTTGGACCACTTCTTCTTCTTGGCCTTGCCACCGCCGCCTCCTTCCTTCTTCTTTTGGGTCTTTTGTGGCTGCTTAGCCGAGGATTTTGAATCCTTTTTTGGCGGctataaaaattaaacacaacgttaattattttcatcatatttttcttttcacatttattttatagaaaaaatgaataatgtcACATGTGCATCGCACAAACATTTAACTTTTTGGCAAATTATTAACAAACGCGAACAAAATTATTaggatttttagttttaaatggAAAGAATCgaattatttattgtttttaagcaattttcttcaatttaatagtttaaatttaatatattttcggATTTCTATTATTTAGCACGACTTACCATCTCGAAAACTTCAATGCAAAAAGATGGAGGACGGAAGTTATCGGTAGTACCAAAacctagagaaaaaaattagaCGTATTAGATAGGGAAGGTACCAAAAAAGACGAAAAGTCTAATTACCATTGGGGATTGGAAAAGTTGAAATGCGCTACCGGTGGTCAACATTTGCAACCAAATAAACAGGACGGAAGGAACTAGCGCCGCGTTGTTGTGAGAAATGACAACAGAAGTGTCAAGCTGTCAAgcctgacattttttttttttttgtaaacaaacacTTTTCTTTCACATTCAGTGGtcgattattttttgaaaaaagtcacatttaaaacatttatattcataaaaagtaaattaaatatcagaatgttaaaaaaaacttcatataatTCAAGTAAACAAGTGCGGTGTCGTGTTATTTACATAAATTTCGTTATTTCTGTCGTCGGTCTCTATCCCCTTTGTGTTTGGCAACCTCGAAGTCGTTTTGTCGGTCGCATCTCGGGCTGCGCAAAAacgaacccaaaaaaaaaagaaacaaaaaaccttGCGTGAAAAGTTGAAGATCAATAAAGACAACAAAATGATTCCAACTGCTGGTGGCAAGTCACAACAACAACCGAACCAGGATCTAAGAAGAAGGCTGAACATGAAGCAGAACCAACAAAACTACACAACAACAGCAGTGTCATCACCAGCAACATCAGCAGGGGAATAAAGATAAAGTCATACTACGTAGGTAAGTTCTATTTGGTCAGAAAAACATATAGCTAATGGAGCTTTAAACTATCCTGCAGCCTGCACAGCTACacatttaaaagaattttttattaattgaaaatcTTCTGTTTTTATCCTTTCTTTCAGATCATCATCTGACCTCCTAGAACCTAGATGATAGTCTAACGATTAGATTAAATGGTAGCAGAAgttatattaataaataattataattataaaatgaaagaaataatatcgctttatacaaataataattgaaataaaaatgtatatatatttgtatgtacatacaaaataatttaattttttttctgctcctGGGTTATTTCCTAAAATAAATGCAGTATCTATGTAAGTATTATCTGCTCTCAAGTTAAGTTAAGTTAAGTGGTGCATTTAAACACTGGCAAGTTTTCCTTGAAGGAACCACTGACCTCAATgcaattacaatttttgtttatgcaaaaaaaaatctattcatatagttgttcaattaaaaacgaagaaaaaataacaacaataataaaaaattatttttattttaaattgaacgTATTCAAAATAGGtttaatatttaaaagattaaaaatttaatctgcGTAACAGCATTCAGTATAgtatttaaacaattcaatttgaaagttataaattaatgtaattTCAGCAGACGCAATACGGCTTCATCATtccttttatatatataatttgtaATATAATCGCCAGGATCCTGATGCACCTGCAGgcctggtgttttttttttaactttcatcgGTAGACGATGTTTTTTCACTTGAATGCATTCGGATGATCTAATACGGGCATGTTAATGCTTACGGCTACAGGTGCTGAAGAATTGTCTCCActtctttgttgttgtttggcATTAACCTGatagaaaaacatatttttataaaaaaaatcatgctaAACGATTAAAATCAAATACCTACTTACCTCATTGCCTGCCTCAGCGGAATCTGTTATGGGATAATTATGTTGAAGGTGATTCCACCGACTGCAATCTCCCGAATTGTAATCACCAGATTATCATCTTTTCCGCTCCATCTCTTTCTCTACCAGAAGATTGCCTATTGCGTCCAACATCAATGTCAGACTTATGGGaatgcattttttcaaaaatgctctcAATGTCTGCTTGCAATATTGAAGCTGTGTTGTTTGCATTAGAGCTCATTACCATGCCGCTGAATTACTTATATCCTTGCCTTCACCACAAATAAAACTCTCGCTTACACTGGCCGATGATGTTGAGGATTTTGTGCTTACACCCGCAGTTGaatcaattgattttaaagACGTCTTCTTGAAGAAGGTCAGCCAACATATGTATTTGACATTTTGAAGAATCGAATTGCTTTGGAATCCACTCCAGCCTCAGATGACTCTGAGAGCCTagtcttttttttcaacagcTTTTTCGTAGTTACAACATGGGGCTGGGCTGGTTGCATCTGTTGATATTGTTGCTGTTGGGCCCGTTTGTTGCATCTTGGGAAACGACAAAGAGCAAGTTCCACATTTAATGATATTGGACTGATGAGCTTTAGCCGAGAAAACATTCGTTTTCTCATACATCAAAATCGAGACGCGACCGCACAACGATTTCGGACGACAACAACACGATggtaacaaaatatttaattccgaataagttttataaaaattacgtTAACACGACACTAatatttaatttgtatgaacttcttttttaagatttttgtattgctttttatgtatttaattgtattaaacagaaagaaaacattgaaatgcgaaagaaaattgtttgtttacaaaaaaaaaaaaaaaaatggcctgaCAGCTTGACGTAAACAAAACTATTTCCAATTTGTGAAGGCTAGGTGGCGCTAGTTCTTTCCGTCCTGTATATTTGGTTGCAATTTTTGACCACTACAAGCTGtcaggccattttttttttgttgtaaacaaacactcatcaaaaatttcttttggggtttattgttttgtaaaaattcaTATGTAATAcaattaaatacataaaaaggaatataaatataaaatgcttgaaaaagtagttcataCAATTTGAACAAGTATGTAGTGTGGTGTTTacataaatgtaatttttattaagtttattCGTTCAGTCGGTCGTTGTCGTCCGCAGTCGTTTGTGTCGGTCGCGTCTCGAttaaattttggtgtataaGTACACGAGTTTTCTCGAAAAACACCATTGCTGTtggcatagtttttttttacaaatcagaAATAATGGCTGATGGTAATAAGCTGTAATTCAAACAACGCATCAATATTGGAAACAGACATTGAgagctttttgaaaatatgcatTCCGAATTTCCGATAAGTCTGACAATGATGCAGGAGGCAATGGACCAGCTTCTTGTGGAGGATGAGATGGAGCAGGAGGTGATAATCTGTTAATTACAAGTCAGGAGAACCAAACCAGATTCCACTGAAGCAGGTATGAGGTGAGTTTCGCTTTTAACTTTAATCGTTAACATATTccctttaaaattatttttttctatcaagATAGTGCCAAACAacatcaacagcaacaaaaagTTCTTGTGCAAGACATCAAACAGATTCAACAGTTCTTGGAGAGTGTTGGAGTATTGCAGACCAGCGATGGCCTTAGATCAAGCAACACTTCAAATGATTGGAGACAACAATCAAATTGTGACTGTAAAACAAAGCGATAATCCAGCAGGGTCACGGAGATCATGTTCTTGGTGACCT includes the following:
- the LOC129914345 gene encoding 40S ribosomal protein S25, with the protein product MPPKKDSKSSAKQPQKTQKKKEGGGGGKAKKKKWSKGKVRDKLNNQILFDEATYEKLYKEVPQYKLITPSVVSERLKIRGSLAKRALVELRDKGLIRQVVQHHSQVIYTRATKGDDA